Proteins encoded in a region of the Phoenix dactylifera cultivar Barhee BC4 chromosome 3, palm_55x_up_171113_PBpolish2nd_filt_p, whole genome shotgun sequence genome:
- the LOC103700991 gene encoding uncharacterized protein LOC103700991 isoform X1 — protein sequence MKSETRITPEQYLHFYEDPWRSNLIRAHLNQIIVMHGFIKLHNVPKVSTSLSMFLFLFNTLVFGFGLGFRTPSVFSCVQVLMQESLGSIELIPPTRSTLDEDISSGALLTMAEVAEDLAALGWNECAVRSLWTLKPAADLEHFTAAESDLPFIAASSTADQLPRPQPCPRRRRLRERFRAPPAGFVIMGRRPRSKRKRVSINAVTAADLFATSSPSTASSFPPPPSTPPPGLRSHRRPRHR from the exons atgaagagTGAAACGAGGATTACGCCGGAGCAGTACCTCCATTTCTACGAGGATCCATGGCGGTCCAACCTCATACGCGCGCATCTCAATCag aTCATTGTCATGCATGGCTTCATCAAACTCCACAACGTTCCCAAGGTAAGCACTTCCCTCTCTATGTTTCTTTTCCTATTCAATACGCTAGTATTCGGTTTTGGTTTGGGTTTTCGTACTCCCTCCGTTTTTTCTTGCGTCCAGGTTCTTATGCAGGAATCCTTGGGTTCCATCGAGCTGATCCCGCCGACGAGGTCGACTCTGGATGAGGATATCTCGTCCGGCGCGCTCCTGACGATGGCGGAGGTGGCGGAGGACCTCGCCGCCCTCGGCTGGAATGAGTGCGCCGTCCGCTCCCTTTGGACCCTCAAGCCCGCGGCGGACCTCGAGCACTTCACGGCCGCCGAGTCGGATCTCCCCTTCATCGCCGCCTCATCCACCGCCGACCAACTTCCCCGTCCCCAACCCTGCCCCCGTCGCCGCCGCCTACGCGAACGCTTCAGAGCTCCCCCAGCCGGCTTCGTGATAATGGGCAGGCGGCCGAGGTCCAAGCGGAAGCGCGTCTCCATCAACGCCGTCACCGCCGCCGACCTGTTCGCTACCTCCTCCCCGTCCACCGCGTCCTCGTTtcctccgccgccgtcgacgcCTCCACCGGGcctccgttcacaccgtcgtccACGCCACCGATGA
- the LOC103700991 gene encoding uncharacterized protein LOC103700991 isoform X2, which yields MKSETRITPEQYLHFYEDPWRSNLIRAHLNQIIVMHGFIKLHNVPKVLMQESLGSIELIPPTRSTLDEDISSGALLTMAEVAEDLAALGWNECAVRSLWTLKPAADLEHFTAAESDLPFIAASSTADQLPRPQPCPRRRRLRERFRAPPAGFVIMGRRPRSKRKRVSINAVTAADLFATSSPSTASSFPPPPSTPPPGLRSHRRPRHR from the exons atgaagagTGAAACGAGGATTACGCCGGAGCAGTACCTCCATTTCTACGAGGATCCATGGCGGTCCAACCTCATACGCGCGCATCTCAATCag aTCATTGTCATGCATGGCTTCATCAAACTCCACAACGTTCCCAAG GTTCTTATGCAGGAATCCTTGGGTTCCATCGAGCTGATCCCGCCGACGAGGTCGACTCTGGATGAGGATATCTCGTCCGGCGCGCTCCTGACGATGGCGGAGGTGGCGGAGGACCTCGCCGCCCTCGGCTGGAATGAGTGCGCCGTCCGCTCCCTTTGGACCCTCAAGCCCGCGGCGGACCTCGAGCACTTCACGGCCGCCGAGTCGGATCTCCCCTTCATCGCCGCCTCATCCACCGCCGACCAACTTCCCCGTCCCCAACCCTGCCCCCGTCGCCGCCGCCTACGCGAACGCTTCAGAGCTCCCCCAGCCGGCTTCGTGATAATGGGCAGGCGGCCGAGGTCCAAGCGGAAGCGCGTCTCCATCAACGCCGTCACCGCCGCCGACCTGTTCGCTACCTCCTCCCCGTCCACCGCGTCCTCGTTtcctccgccgccgtcgacgcCTCCACCGGGcctccgttcacaccgtcgtccACGCCACCGATGA